GCTTGTGCTGCCAGCCCATAACTGTTTCTGTCAGCATAACGGAAGCAGTGTACTATGCCTTGAGGGCACGAGCAGATCTATGATCTACTCATTGATCACAGTAGAGATGCCCTGATTAGTGCTTTCTACTGCTTGTACCTGAGTTGTTTCTGAAAATTGAATAAGTTTGCTAAAATCTGTACTCTGCTGTTTTATATTGCATGCTGATATCTTTAGAACTGTCTAATCTCTACCTTTTGACTTGGTGTGGCAGCAGAAGGTATAATGTCATACAAATAGCTGGGGAACTATAAAGAGTACAGACTGTCTGGGATAGATGGAAGAGAACCTTGGCTGACTTCTGTAGGAGGAAGTAAAACTGCTTTCGTAAGGACAATTTAGCTTTAAAGGTTAGTCATGTGAAGAGATTTTGCTGTGGCAGAGTTCATTAACACTGAATGTGCCTCACCCTTTCCAGAATCTTGCACAActgccatttcttttctgcttcaacCACGCTTAGAAGACCAAGGATTATAAAGTGACAAGATTTTAGTGTTCTTTCAATTAAACTAGCAGCAGTCACTAGTATGGGTTCACCTAAGCCAACTAAACTGATGTAGGTCCATCTAAACCAGTTTAGTTTGGTGATAAATTAGCAAATTAGACTAATTCAACAAACATGAGCTTTAAAGATTGTTTCTTGGCTACAGTTGGATTTTGCATTTGTTAGACCAGATTTCTTCCATTAAATCCACACAGCTTTTCTAGCATGTAATAGGTTATAGTTCTGGAGATTAAGAATGATTTTTGATAGTCCATTACTAATTCATGGACTGGGAGTCTTaaggtggatttggggtgggggcaaTAAGAATGTAGCACTCTGACAGAGGTTCATActttactgtaatattgctttAACAAGTACTGCCATTTCTGCGTCATCAGAAGATGGTCTGTAAAGAAAATCTGCTTATTCATGTCCTGTACAAGTCAGGAAAAGAGCCTGAATAGAaattctgcagttttgttttccacTGAAATCTGTTTTCAAGCCCTGAAGTTGCTTGAGTGTTATTCTACAGGAAATacataattaaaaaggaaattttcctttctgatctagtaaaacaaaattttaaaaatctttgcagAGTTGAAATTGGTAAACTGTGCTTGTTAAAGAACAGTCTTTGATGCTTAGTCCTGGAGGCTTGGTATAGAACTAATTGAAATTGGTGGAAATCCAACTCTTTCTTCCTCTGGTTGGCACTCTTTGGACCTGTTAGTGCACAAGATTTCCTCACAGAATGCAGGGAGTTGCTAAGAATCTTTTGGTAAATTTTGTTATGTATGGCAAGGCTCAAGAAACTTCTGGCTTTTATTTTGATAAGAATTTGAAATAAGTTAACgagagaaatatttttgtcatagTCTCTGTATTATATCCTATTCTGGATTAGAGAAGGACATTGAGTTTTTGGATTACATCTATGCATTTCAGCTCTCCAACAACCCTCAATCTCTTATATTTGAAATGAAGATACCAGGTTGGAGATTCTTTTGGATGATAGCCTGATGTTAGGTCTGCAgaactatttttcttctcttctcaaaGGTAAAGTCTCCATTAAATCTGTTAATGAAAATAATCTGCTCAATTTCAGGCAGACGTGTGCCATGCGTACCAGATCGTACACAGAAATGGAATCCCAGATGAACAGATCATTGTCATGATGTATGATGACATTGCAGATAACGACGAGTAAGTGATGAATGTGCACTGGTGTCAAACTACACGTTTACTACAAATGCGCCATAGTCACCAATGCGTTTTGAGCATGTAGTTGTTCTGTGAGAAAAGCCTTTAAAACTGCCCATGATACGCATAGGGACATTTTGTCCATCAGCGCAGTGAGGCTACTTTGCAACAGGCTTATCAGCTTTCTAAGCTTTAAGTCACAACTTGGTATCAGTTACAGCACTGAAAACTTACAGTTCCTTGTACATTCTTCATTTGTGTGAAAGAAGTAAGTGATCTTAACTCTTGGGCTTAACAGTTAACAGCAGATAAATAGCCTAAAACATAAACATAGAGAAGCTCAGTGTgtggtttgtggttttttttaaaaggacagtATCATCTTGTTTAACCCCCAGAACATACATTCAACAGTGTGTGTCCCATTCCTGGCGATTATCTGTGTCTGTGTCTATCTGCATCACTGCTTTCAATACATAACAGTTCAGTTTTACAAGCTTTAATTCTAATACAACTTCATCAGAAAACAGCAGACTTCACATGCGTGGCAACAGTGGGAGCAGAGAGTAAAGGGGATTAAGGGCAGCAGGACTGAAAGTGGAGAGATGATAGTATCACAGACCATTTACCTATATCCTCAGAGTGATCTACCTGATCTCAGGCAGCATACTTGAAGGTACTGAAAGGGTAAGGACGCCTGAGCTGAGCATGTGTAACTGTCTGAAGTGAAAAGAGCTTTTTATATGACAAATGGTGCATGTATCCATATTCTTTCAGGCAAGGTGGCTGGTCAGGACTGTTTAAATGGTTTCCTGGTTGATCTGTAGGCATTTTGTGGGCACATGACTAATTCTTCATATTCATGTCccatttaattttcagaaatcCAACGAAAGGCATTGTCATCAATAGACCTAACGGCACAGATGTGTATGCAGGAGTACCCAAGGACTATACAAAGGAGGTAGGAATGAAACATCATTCCCCTGGGGATCTGTGGTTCAACAATAACCACTGTTCTGAATAAATCTTTTTAGCCGGTAGCTGGCACTACGTAGTGCACATGGCCTCCAGCTCATTCATACATGCATGGTTTCGCCAGCCTTTGGTAAGATGGATATGCACAGTAGGTGCTTTGAAATGAAGCAGTGGTTACAAAAATAAACCATTACAATGTTTTCAGTACTGCACCCAAAAAAGGTGTGAAAGTCTGGCATTTAAAACCAGTTTAACTCAATCTGAAAAACAGTTGATTACTGTCAGAATAGTAATCCAGTCCTTAGTGATTTCATGATTCAGTGTCTGAGTGAATCTGAGTGGAAAAGGGAAAGGTCGTGCATGCAGCCCTGAAGTTAAGAGGTGAGGGATTAGGTTCAGTATTGGAAACTGTGTCACCGAAgctaaaattaacattaaaaaatattttccttatggATTGTTTAAAATTCCAAGTTCTTTTGTCAGCACAGTGGAATGGCAGGGCAGAAGAGATGGGCAGGGGTGGGAGAAGGTAGGAACTTTTTAATTTGACCTCACCACTGAACCCCAAATCTCAGTAAGCTGTAACGAGGGATTTCTAGAGGGGAGTAATGCTTTTTTATCCTGGGAAGTTTGGGTAGGAACAAGAGTGTGAGTTTCCAGTGATAACTATACAGGAGTAAGTAAAACCTTTGGTAAATGTTCTCATTCTGATACAAGAGTACTTCTCAGATGTGGCTTCTATTCTTTTGGAAGCTGCTGAAATATTGGAAAGGGAATTACTTTCAGAgtaaaagcaatacagaaaactgaaaaactactGTTCCTGAACATCAGTGGCCAGCTAAATTTGCCATCTATTAAGATATAAGGGTTCTGACTTTCAGAAGCTATCTATCTTTCTAAATGaagattttattgttgtttttaatgatCAGATTTAATTTAAATCCTCTCAAATCCTTAGGATGTTACTCCAAAGAATTTCCTTGCTGTTCTCAGAGGGGATGCAGAAGCAATGAAGGGAGTAGGATCAGGAAAAGTGCTGAAAAGGTAAGACAACTTCCATTTAGAAAATAATCGGATGCATAGTTGTTCATTGACACTAACTTTCAACAAAAGAAGAGGGTATATTAGAGCCTTTTACAGCTTGAGAATCCATCAAGACTTTTTGTGGCAATCCCCTGTCATTTGCATTAGAGATGCAATGGTTCTGGTTTCTTAAACTATCTAGCATCAAGTAGCAACTGCTAGTATTTAGCTCATACGGAGTCCTGTACAGATGAAGGTATAAGAACACTAGAGGATGGTGTCAgctatattatttattatttagggTCGTGGTTTTTGCAAGAATGGCTAAGGGGAGTTGCAGAGGGATAGAGATAGCTTAAATAGCTCATCTGCTGAAAGAATTGCATGTCAAATCCCAGGTTCAGTCTTTGTAACAGATGTAAGCATTGAGACTTTGGATGTGATGAAATAGGATtatgcaaaacacaaaaaaactttGCTGTTGAAATATAAGCAATTATCTTTGTATATTGATACACTATGCTTAAAGTATTTGTAAACTTACAAATGTTTGTAAGTAGCGATGTACGAACTATAAGAAATCTACTGGTTAAGTACAAGGTAAGATCTGCAATCAATGGGTGTATTTTATAAAGGCTTATGTAATTTAGATGATTCAAGGATAAAAACATATTTAAGGGCTTAATCAGAAGATCTGTTGAAAAGAGATTTGGTGTCAGTTACTCATCTTGCTTCTACAGAGCTTGAGGTGCAAAAGTATCATGCCAGTTTATTAAGGTGTGTTATATTTCTTTCTCAATATTGCTAGTAAAGTTATATCTTCTATATTTTTCCTGTATACGGTATTTCCAAAAAATGTAAGAATTTAAATTTGAACATTTGGAAGGACTAAcctaaataaagaaatattataTAAGCACCTATCTGCATATCAGTTTCCTTTAGAGACaaagcagtgaaacagaaaagAGCCCGTCCGTGGCGTAGGggagaataaaaaaatgaaggatCTGGACAATAGTGGAGTAAGCTATTGCTCTTAACTGTTCAAACTTCATCCTGAAGAATTATACATGCAGTAATTTAAAGGCAAAAAGTTAATCAATTACTGTACAGTCACTAGATTGCTCTTTTCCAGTAGGTGGAATGAGTGAAGAGGTGAATATAAAGCATTTTGTTggcctagttaaaaaaaaaaaaaaaaaacttcagagcACACACACTCATCTGTGAAAGCTTAAGTCAAGTAAGGGAGTGGCTACGCAGAGCACCAAAGACTCCTAGCTGCTCAGGAAGACAACTTGAACCCAGATCCAAAAGTCTTAgttatttctatttcatttcaggtttgtttttttttttttttttttttttacacttacAGGCCAAGAGTGGGAGCCAGAAAAATACCACTCAACCCTTGCTTTGCTAGGCTTCATTGTGTGAATATCACAGTGCCCTGACCTTTGCTAGTGGGTGGGCCAAGAAACACCTCTCTCTTGGTGAGATCAATCATTCTCTGCTCAAAAGACTTCTAAATTGTCTTCCCACCTCCTCAAGCTCTTCTCTAACCAGCAGGTTATTGGCCAGGCTCAGTCCCTCCTTGAGCTGCTGCAGTAAGACCCCTTTGCAGTCAGGAGAGGGCAAGAGCAAGCATGAGTTTCTGGGCAACTGATACAGAGAGACGGAAGAGGTCTTGGGCACTGCTTCCAGTATGTTCACACATTTTGTATTGAATTGTCCCTGAAtacagtttaaaagcaaaattcCTTTGCAGATCTGGCTTTTAGGGTAAGACGTTAGTATCACCCACACAGGATCTATTTACATTAGAGTGCAATAAAAGTCTGCTTTGAACAGTGTACTACACAGACCTTAGGGAATTGAAGTCTTTAAGCATGCAGTACTCAAACAGCTGCAGAACCACTTAATACTACTGCCCATCTAGCATAATGGGTGAGTTTGTATACAGATCAGTTCTTCACAGAGACGTGGACTGGTGCTGAAggtaatatataaatatactcATTAAGGATCTTATTGAAGAAGTCATTATGGTTTATTCCTATGTTATTGGTGCCTCAGTCTAACTTAGTTATGAAAGCATTCCAGTACCAGACTGCTACATATGCCCACAGTATAGTATTCTTCAGATGAAGATTACATAGGGGCACAACTCTTTTTTAATCAGCAATCAGTTTAGTTTGCAACATGAATTGTCATTGGCAGATTTCCCACATTTATAGGACTAGCTGTTTCCCTATTTTCATTCCTCTTCCAGCCACTCATCTCATAAGCACCCATAGTAGTATGCGTTGGGTAGGAAAAAAACTCAAAATCTATTAGTGCCAATGGGAACAGGTGTTtcagctgaattattttaaatattgacaTGTCTTGGCATTAACAAGCAGGAGCTGTTTTTCTAGTGAAGATTAGGTTGAAGTGGTTAGAAAACATTTGCTTCCAATTTTCTGTTGACAGTGGTCCCAAGGATcatgtgtttgtttatttcacTGACCATGGAGCTCCAGGACTTCTGGCTTTTCCTGATGATGACGTAAGCATTTTGGGGGATCAATGTGGAGTTTgtcataaaaagcattttttgtgaCATACTAAAATATTGAATAATAAACGTTTGACACACTACCATGTTTGGGAGGCAAAGGAGCCATATTCTTCTTATCCCAGTTTGGATTTTTCTGAGTTTGAATCTGAAGAATTCAAGTTGAGAGTAAGTATTTAGTATTTTACCGGACATCAGTGGTCCAAGCAGACTGTTGCACACAGGTATGACTTAGCTTTCTAATGCACTGTTTATATTGTTGAGCACAATTACTCATCTTTTCCAGAGTGATAAATATGGGAACATTGTTTTTTCAGAAGGATAAAACACTGAATGTATTTAactgaaagcaataaaaatttaTTCACAAGAGTTGGTCATTATTCCTATTAAATGACTTGCTTGTTTATTGAGCAGGAGTGGTTTTAATACAAATCTTCCTATTTTGCAGCTTCACATGAAGGACTTGAATAAGACCATTTGGTACATGTACCATCACAAAAAATACCAAAAGGTAAAAGCAGATGTTAGAAGCTGTGAGATTAAAAGAGAAGCTGGTGTGGAAGACAGATTTGTCTGCACTTCCAGAATTTGTTTAAAGCATAGGGAAGCTGGTGCCATGTAATGAAATTTGGATTTCCCACTTACAAGGACTGATGATATCCACATTTTCTCACTTCATTTTTAGTCCATAGTATATTTACAGTCAGTGTAGAGGTGTAGACCCAGCCTtttgataaaatatatataattttgagCAACAGTGGAGAAACAACATCCATAACTACCACACCCTCACAGTATGCACCTGACTTGTCCTTCCTGTGCTTTGTTCACTTCAGACTGCACTGTTACTACAGGAAGTTTGTGTATAGCTTGCGTTTAACTTACGGTTGCTAATATAGTCTAAGAGACTGCACCTCTTGTCCAAGGCTTCTGTATGTTTATTTCATCAAAAGCAAAGtagttttaaacagaaaaactaaTATTTAGAGTATTTTAGCAGCTTGGCTTCTTAAAGCATTGTGGCTGGCTGTATTTAAGAACACAAATGGTCACAGGTTTCAGAAATATTACATCTATATTTAATGCTAGTGTGCTGCTGTACCTAAAAACTAAGCAGGTTATTTGATATGTACTGAGTTTGTCAGTAGACCCTTGTACATTCTGTATAGATTAACTGAATTGTCTCattcctgtttttcccttccacaTGATTTAGTTCTTAAAGTGAAagtgtttatttgcttttgtgttttcttttgtagcATTATAGACAGCTTTTGTTTCAGGGATATCAGTGCAGGCCAGCTAGTTACAGCTGAAAAGCACTGAAAGgacttttctccatttcttcatgGAATTTCTTAAAGTCTCTGACTTATTTTATAGATGGTATTTTACATTGAAGCATGCGAGTCTGGATCTATGATGAATCATTTGGCTGATAACATCAACGGTGAGCAATCAGTTAATATATTGGACTTTGATTTCTCAGCTTATCACAGGCAGGACATGAGCAGATGGTATGTCAAGGATAAGTTCACAGCACTTTCATATACAGTTTTAGCAGGTAAACACCAGGATTAGAGAAAGCAGGATTTTCCATTTGGTGgaaattccttttaaagaaatgatAAAGTCCTGTAAAGACTATCCAGCTTTTCAGTTTCTTGCAAATGAGAAGTTGAAAgagtattttatttcagaaactacGTGGTTGCCCTGACCACATAATAAAGTTACAGTGACATTTCTCAGCTTCACCACAGTCCAGGTATGAAGTTTCAACTGTCAGTAAGGAAGGCACTTCTGATATGTGATAGCCAGGCGATTTTGCTACACTGATTGGGCAACAATCAGGGCAACTACTTTGAATtgacagtgtttttttccccctccagaagTGCACATTCTTCCCTAAACCCCCCAGACAGAATGCAATTGGCAGCAAGAAAAGACTTCTTGTAACACAGACTGGCTTTGAACAGAATAATTAGATTTGAAgtatctttctttcctccctcctgctatttagaagaaaacaattgaAAGGCAAAATACTTAGGCAAATATCACATGCAGCTAAGTAGTGaatgaactgaaaaaacaaatgaagactgTTTTCCATTTGTCTTACAGTTTATGCAACAACTGCTGCTAATCCCAGAGAATCATCTTATGCATGTTACTATGATGATGAAAGGCAGACTTACCTTGGTGACTGGTACAGTGTGAACTGGATGGAAGATTCAGATATGGTAAGTTACTTAGATGAGGTTTGTTTCCATGCATGATAATCaccaggttaaaaaaataatcatttttaacaGGATTTAGgaaaatttttgcttttgtgtaaGATTGAAATCCACAAATTCTGAGTGGGTAAACGTATTTCTCTACTATTCAGTACCATATGCAAACTTTATTTGGATAACtaaatttatttcagaaacttgATTTCAAATACTTGCTCCTTTTTTGTGAGTAGTAAAATTAGAAACTGTCTAGCTTCTAGTTTCAAACTCACAGAATCTGAATTTACTCATCTGAGACATCTCTAACTTGTTAAATTAGGCAGTTCAGTAAGTTGTACATCACCTTCAGGGATCCTTAAATAGTGAACAGTGGCTAAGATTTGTTAGTATAATGGAAACCACTATTAGTGAAACAACTCTGGGATTCTTGTGCTAGCCCCATTCTTTCCCAGTTGAGAGATCACTAAAAGCAATTTGAGAATGTGCTGTCAaatcttcatttccatttttaatgtctcCAAAGGGTATATAGTTCTTGCCATATATTTCCTTCTACCTATTGGCAGCTAAGACCCTTCCCAGATTTCCTTGCATTTTTAGAACAACTGATTTTAAGTATCTGTGATTATATGAAAGTTTCTTCATGCAGGAAGATCTAAGAAAAGAAACGCTGCACAAGCAGTTTCAACTGGTGAGGAGGCGCACCAACACCAGCCATGTGATGCAGTATGGAAACAGAGTATGTATTTGAGTGGGCTTCCTGGTTAGATACATCGTTGAGCCTTATCTGCCCTGTATTTTCATTCCCTTTAAAATCGCTGTAATCTGGCAAAGTTAGTTTAAAATATGGAACTGTTCATCTCAAAAGATCCCTCAGCATTTGAGCCAATGGTCCTGATGCTAAAGGAAATACAGCCTTGAGTTAAAGCAAGGAGCTGGGAGTCAGCATATGAGTTGTCCTCCAAGCTCTGCCAGTGATTTAACGGTTCAGATCAGTCACCTATATAGAAGGGTAGTTACCACTGTCAGGCATATTATGAACATTAATGAATGTTAATAAGTATGTTGATCCCTTGGATAGGAGGAGCTAAGAGTTGATAATGTTATATCATTTATAATAGTTCTATTA
This window of the Dromaius novaehollandiae isolate bDroNov1 chromosome 5, bDroNov1.hap1, whole genome shotgun sequence genome carries:
- the LGMN gene encoding legumain; translated protein: MILKAVVLLGCALGISALTLEEPEDGGKHWVVIVAGSNGWYNYRHQADVCHAYQIVHRNGIPDEQIIVMMYDDIADNDENPTKGIVINRPNGTDVYAGVPKDYTKEDVTPKNFLAVLRGDAEAMKGVGSGKVLKSGPKDHVFVYFTDHGAPGLLAFPDDDLHMKDLNKTIWYMYHHKKYQKMVFYIEACESGSMMNHLADNINVYATTAANPRESSYACYYDDERQTYLGDWYSVNWMEDSDMEDLRKETLHKQFQLVRRRTNTSHVMQYGNRSISSMKVMQFQGMGKKAIPISLPPVEHYDLTPSPDVPLAIMKRKLMATNNIYEAKKIATEMKTHLEAKEFIQESMRKIITLVTGSKEKTNQILSDRMTISSYDCYQAAVNHFKAHCFNWHSPVYEYALRQLYALVNVCEEGYPIDRIRLAMDKVCLGLM